A window from Kovacikia minuta CCNUW1 encodes these proteins:
- a CDS encoding DUF3134 domain-containing protein: MTYNPSLREEPREQRAAVIPLKQESSILDWLENTGRLLARDNAETDYLDDEGEELSDLMAGDDGSFDLDDDDDDLELDD; encoded by the coding sequence ATGACCTATAATCCTTCTTTGCGTGAAGAACCCCGTGAGCAACGGGCGGCTGTAATCCCTCTTAAGCAAGAGTCTTCAATTCTAGATTGGTTAGAAAATACAGGACGATTGCTGGCACGAGATAATGCTGAAACAGATTATCTCGATGATGAAGGGGAGGAGCTGAGCGATTTAATGGCAGGCGATGACGGCAGTTTTGATTTAGATGACGATGATGATGATCTGGAATTAGACGATTAG
- a CDS encoding PAP/fibrillin family protein: protein MIGKTALLEMIAGKNRGLLTTDSEKQAILSAISLLEDRNPNPRPLESTNLLEGDWRLLYTTSRGILGIDQFPFLNLGQVYQSIRVAEFQALQHCRSLRVAFSGGVG from the coding sequence ATGATTGGCAAAACGGCTTTATTAGAGATGATTGCAGGCAAAAATCGGGGGTTACTGACGACAGATAGCGAAAAGCAGGCGATTTTGTCTGCCATCTCGCTACTGGAAGACCGCAATCCCAATCCCCGACCGCTGGAATCTACGAATCTACTAGAGGGTGATTGGCGGTTGCTGTACACAACCAGTCGTGGCATTTTGGGAATTGATCAGTTCCCTTTCTTAAATCTGGGGCAGGTGTACCAGTCGATTCGGGTGGCAGAGTTCCAAGCTCTACAACATTGCCGAAGTCTACGGGTTGCCTTTTCTGGAGGGGTTGGTTAG
- a CDS encoding PD-(D/E)XK nuclease family protein has translation MKDTREREKGKEKGEKGEGEVLSFILYPLSFPLRLSQGNLNLLATCPRKFQHTYLEQLAAPNPPEQQEKQNQGNRFHLLMQQWQLGLPIAPFIQADGQLQQWFKAFTNAAPKILTLGSGEEVVLSQSEHTRTLEFQGYLFTVVYDLLLSGQQSAKILDWKTYPRPQNSRWLLENWQTRLYPFVLAETSTYLPEQISMTYWFFQATGEQATAAAAQSFAIAYNAAKHEQTRQDLSQLLTQLTHWLDQYQAGEPFPHLAFGSKPCETCTFPRRCFGPEVRQDDLAALPDRPGSLPSFEEIEEVPL, from the coding sequence ATGAAGGATACAAGGGAAAGGGAAAAGGGAAAAGAGAAAGGGGAAAAGGGGGAAGGGGAAGTTTTATCCTTTATCCTTTATCCTTTATCCTTTCCCCTGCGTTTGTCCCAGGGGAATCTGAACTTACTTGCCACCTGTCCCCGCAAATTTCAACATACCTATTTAGAGCAGCTCGCTGCCCCCAACCCCCCAGAGCAGCAGGAAAAACAGAATCAGGGCAATCGGTTTCACCTATTGATGCAGCAGTGGCAGCTTGGATTGCCGATCGCCCCCTTTATTCAAGCGGATGGGCAACTTCAACAGTGGTTCAAGGCGTTTACCAATGCCGCCCCCAAAATCTTGACCTTGGGGTCAGGGGAGGAAGTCGTCCTGAGCCAAAGTGAACATACTCGAACGTTGGAATTTCAGGGCTATCTATTCACCGTTGTCTATGATTTGCTGCTTTCTGGGCAGCAATCAGCCAAAATCCTTGACTGGAAGACCTATCCCCGGCCCCAAAATTCCCGCTGGTTGCTGGAGAACTGGCAAACCCGTCTTTATCCCTTTGTTCTGGCTGAAACCAGCACCTATTTACCCGAACAGATTTCGATGACCTATTGGTTTTTCCAGGCAACAGGGGAGCAGGCAACCGCTGCCGCTGCCCAAAGTTTTGCGATCGCCTACAATGCCGCCAAACATGAGCAGACCCGTCAAGACCTTTCCCAACTGTTGACCCAATTGACTCACTGGTTAGACCAATACCAGGCGGGCGAACCCTTTCCCCACCTCGCCTTTGGCTCAAAGCCCTGCGAAACCTGCACCTTTCCCCGGCGGTGCTTTGGCCCAGAAGTAAGGCAGGATGATCTTGCTGCTTTGCCCGATCGCCCTGGGAGCTTGCCGAGTTTCGAAGAGATTGAGGAAGTTCCTTTGTGA
- a CDS encoding serine hydrolase: protein MFFHKDGQLEALGDRVLEATWAEFPGLARNQIALTWLIYDSPAPVNTGGAISPAEFWKYSPRGYSYRGVERIYPASVVKLFYLVAVHEWLERRMIQPSAELERAVQDMIVDSSNDATSLVVDVLTGTTSGPELPAGPFETWKQQRNIVNRYFRSLNWAELETINVNQKTWCDGPYGRERAFLGTLMENRNMLTVIATARLLHSIVGGVAVSAKRSQEMMALMRRSLNPTELAANPENQVTGFLGAGLPQDTRIWSKAGLTSQVRHDAAYIELTSHTSPYLLVVFTEGKAQSKNEAILPFVSQCVAEALLTLET from the coding sequence ATGTTTTTCCACAAGGATGGGCAACTGGAAGCGCTGGGCGATCGCGTTCTGGAAGCAACCTGGGCAGAATTTCCAGGTTTAGCCCGTAATCAAATTGCCCTCACCTGGCTGATTTATGACTCCCCTGCACCCGTTAATACGGGGGGTGCAATTAGTCCGGCGGAGTTTTGGAAGTACTCTCCACGGGGCTATAGCTATCGAGGTGTAGAACGAATTTATCCTGCCAGTGTGGTCAAGCTATTTTACCTGGTTGCCGTCCATGAATGGCTAGAACGCCGCATGATTCAGCCATCGGCAGAGTTAGAACGGGCCGTGCAAGATATGATTGTGGACTCCAGCAATGATGCCACCAGTCTGGTTGTAGATGTATTGACGGGAACCACGAGTGGACCAGAATTGCCAGCGGGACCGTTTGAAACCTGGAAACAACAACGTAATATCGTCAATCGCTACTTTCGATCACTCAACTGGGCTGAACTAGAAACCATCAACGTGAACCAAAAGACCTGGTGCGACGGTCCCTACGGACGGGAGCGGGCATTTTTGGGAACACTGATGGAAAATCGTAATATGCTGACCGTGATTGCCACTGCTCGGCTTCTGCATAGCATTGTGGGAGGAGTTGCGGTATCAGCCAAGCGATCGCAGGAAATGATGGCACTGATGCGGCGATCGCTAAACCCAACTGAACTGGCAGCGAATCCAGAAAATCAAGTCACTGGCTTTTTAGGGGCAGGGCTACCCCAGGATACTCGCATCTGGTCTAAGGCAGGTTTAACTAGTCAGGTTCGTCATGATGCGGCTTATATTGAGTTGACGAGCCATACCAGCCCGTATTTGTTAGTAGTTTTTACGGAAGGAAAAGCCCAAAGTAAAAATGAAGCGATTTTACCTTTCGTTTCCCAATGTGTTGCAGAAGCGCTGCTCACCCTAGAAACATAA
- a CDS encoding PAS domain-containing protein, whose amino-acid sequence MRDEQVEQHFHFIKRQIASLRGESAVDWEAFDAALEDLQVTYEQMQMNLEATEIIQEELIQERLYYQDLFRFSPIASLIIDTNGMILEANQVIAQLLNVSPNYLIGEPLAMFVAEGDRSAFLTYLSQLSQGSGIRIWQTTLCSRSGEPVMAEVHGVIARSTDGLIEDVRIGVYALSPSQETVTSGAAAIAHGAVT is encoded by the coding sequence ATGCGTGACGAACAGGTTGAACAGCACTTTCACTTCATCAAACGACAGATTGCCTCCCTGCGCGGAGAAAGCGCCGTAGACTGGGAGGCATTTGATGCAGCACTTGAAGATCTGCAAGTAACCTACGAGCAGATGCAAATGAATTTAGAGGCGACGGAGATTATCCAAGAGGAACTGATTCAGGAGAGGCTGTATTATCAAGATCTATTTCGGTTCTCCCCGATCGCTTCCTTAATCATCGACACCAATGGAATGATCCTGGAGGCGAATCAGGTGATCGCCCAACTGCTGAACGTATCCCCGAACTACCTTATTGGTGAACCTTTGGCTATGTTTGTGGCAGAGGGCGATCGGTCTGCCTTTCTGACCTATCTCAGTCAACTGTCTCAAGGTTCTGGCATTCGAATCTGGCAAACAACTTTGTGTTCTCGTAGTGGCGAACCAGTCATGGCTGAGGTGCATGGGGTAATTGCTCGTAGCACAGATGGGCTGATTGAAGACGTGCGGATTGGCGTGTACGCCTTGAGTCCATCCCAGGAAACAGTCACCTCTGGTGCAGCAGCGATTGCCCACGGCGCAGTTACCTGA
- a CDS encoding MAPEG family protein: MSPLPALITLLTLILYLILTINVSRARLKFGIKPPQMSGDPDFERVIRVQQNTLEQIVVFLPALWLFCKFVSPIWGTGLGVIWIIGRILYAWGYYQAAEKRFIGFGISSLTNLILLIGALIGAGLNLATFT; this comes from the coding sequence ATGTCCCCTTTACCTGCACTAATTACACTGCTGACCCTCATCCTCTATCTCATCCTGACGATTAATGTGAGTAGAGCCAGGTTGAAATTCGGTATAAAGCCACCTCAGATGTCAGGAGACCCCGATTTTGAACGAGTGATACGGGTGCAGCAGAATACTCTGGAGCAAATCGTGGTGTTTTTGCCTGCCCTCTGGTTGTTCTGCAAATTTGTTAGCCCGATTTGGGGGACAGGTCTTGGTGTAATTTGGATAATTGGACGAATTTTATATGCCTGGGGCTACTATCAGGCGGCGGAAAAGCGGTTTATTGGCTTCGGCATTTCCTCGTTGACCAATCTCATCCTGCTGATTGGCGCTTTGATAGGGGCTGGGCTGAACCTGGCTACTTTTACTTAA
- a CDS encoding pentapeptide repeat-containing protein — translation MKLRVLAIHTVVPAGLATLLTTIGIAIPLRAENLSHTQQLLSTRKCSRCDLSSAGLTFANLSNADLTQANLSGANLSRANLQGADLRGANLIGASLFGANLTGAKLDGANLGAADLRGAYLTGASITGVVWESTLLEEAVGLPNSVGKVEDFYNWAMEDMRRKNFPGAIDNFNQVLNRKPDFAQAYMGRGVARLQTDDREGGIEDVRRAETLFTAQGNQEGTKVAQQMVKDLTTPPPEQKTGGGLGQALIGVLGFALQFLPFSLF, via the coding sequence ATGAAACTAAGAGTTTTGGCAATTCATACTGTGGTTCCTGCTGGACTTGCAACGCTACTAACGACGATCGGCATTGCGATTCCATTGCGGGCAGAGAACCTGAGCCATACCCAGCAACTTTTATCGACTCGAAAATGTTCGCGCTGTGATTTGAGCAGCGCTGGGTTGACCTTTGCAAACCTGTCCAATGCAGACTTGACCCAGGCAAATCTGAGTGGGGCGAATCTCAGTCGAGCCAATCTTCAAGGGGCAGATTTACGGGGGGCAAATTTAATCGGGGCAAGTTTATTTGGCGCAAATTTAACCGGGGCAAAATTGGATGGCGCAAATCTGGGTGCTGCCGATTTGCGGGGGGCTTATCTGACAGGAGCCAGTATCACAGGGGTGGTCTGGGAGAGTACGTTACTGGAAGAGGCGGTTGGGCTTCCAAATTCCGTTGGGAAGGTGGAAGATTTCTACAATTGGGCAATGGAGGATATGCGCCGGAAGAATTTTCCGGGGGCGATCGACAATTTTAATCAGGTGTTGAATCGGAAACCTGACTTTGCCCAGGCCTATATGGGACGAGGCGTCGCCCGTTTGCAAACCGACGATCGCGAAGGTGGGATTGAGGACGTGAGGCGGGCAGAAACCCTTTTCACCGCTCAGGGCAACCAGGAAGGAACAAAAGTTGCCCAGCAGATGGTGAAGGATTTAACCACCCCACCGCCTGAGCAAAAAACCGGGGGTGGCTTGGGACAAGCGCTGATTGGCGTCCTAGGATTCGCGTTGCAATTCCTCCCCTTTTCACTCTTCTAA
- the mraY gene encoding phospho-N-acetylmuramoyl-pentapeptide-transferase → MDAKLFSSRPLSLSGVLLFALLATGLSAVALFLDLAAGRVGQTLSLALPLWSCALASAGLGFWVVPLLRSLKAGQIIREDGPQAHLKKAGTPTMGGIFFVPVAVAVALLWSGFSSQVVAVSALTLGYAAIGWLDDWQIIRHKSNKGISPRMKLVLQIGFAALFCLWLMATQPISITNLALPLGLTLPLGFLFWLLAGFVLVAESNATNLTDGLDGLAAGTAAIALLGLGALIAPTSPELMLFCACLSGSCLGFLVHNRNPARVFMGDTGSLALGGALAAVAIITNSLFGLLILSGLFLVETISVIVQVGYYKATKGPDGIGKRFFKMSPYHNHLELSGWSETRIVALFYLVGGLLAFLTLAIC, encoded by the coding sequence GTGGACGCCAAATTATTCTCTAGTCGGCCATTAAGCCTTTCAGGGGTACTGTTGTTTGCCCTCCTTGCTACTGGACTGAGTGCCGTTGCCCTATTTTTGGACCTGGCAGCGGGTCGAGTCGGGCAAACCCTATCCCTTGCCTTACCGTTGTGGAGTTGTGCCCTTGCCAGTGCAGGGCTTGGGTTTTGGGTCGTTCCCCTGTTACGATCGCTCAAGGCTGGGCAAATCATTCGGGAAGATGGTCCCCAGGCACACCTGAAGAAAGCAGGCACCCCCACAATGGGTGGCATTTTCTTTGTGCCGGTGGCAGTGGCAGTGGCACTCCTGTGGTCTGGATTCTCTTCTCAGGTGGTTGCCGTTTCTGCCCTGACCCTGGGATATGCAGCGATCGGCTGGCTAGATGACTGGCAAATTATTCGACACAAATCGAATAAGGGCATTTCCCCCCGCATGAAGCTGGTTTTGCAAATTGGGTTTGCCGCTCTATTTTGCCTGTGGCTGATGGCAACTCAGCCGATCAGCATTACAAACCTAGCTCTGCCCCTGGGGCTGACCCTGCCTTTGGGATTCCTATTCTGGCTGCTTGCCGGGTTTGTGTTGGTAGCAGAAAGTAATGCCACTAACCTGACCGATGGGTTGGATGGGTTGGCAGCGGGGACAGCGGCGATCGCCCTGTTAGGTCTGGGTGCCCTGATTGCACCCACTTCACCGGAACTGATGCTGTTTTGCGCCTGTCTCAGTGGTAGTTGCTTAGGCTTTCTGGTTCATAACCGCAATCCGGCTCGCGTGTTCATGGGAGATACGGGTTCGCTGGCTTTAGGCGGTGCCCTCGCTGCCGTCGCCATCATCACGAACAGCTTGTTTGGTTTACTAATTTTGAGTGGCTTGTTCCTGGTTGAAACAATCTCGGTGATTGTTCAGGTTGGCTACTACAAAGCAACCAAAGGTCCCGATGGGATTGGCAAACGCTTCTTCAAAATGTCTCCCTACCACAACCATCTGGAACTCTCAGGCTGGTCAGAAACCCGCATTGTTGCCCTTTTCTATCTGGTTGGTGGCTTGCTAGCATTCCTGACCCTGGCAATTTGTTAA
- a CDS encoding PAP/fibrillin family protein → MVSVAARFKPVSERRVEVKFERSLLGLKRLINYQSPRSFIQQLESNQPLPAIDFNIENRDQQGWLDITYLDEDLRIGRGNEGSVFVLTKG, encoded by the coding sequence TTGGTTAGTGTAGCAGCGCGGTTTAAGCCTGTCTCAGAACGGCGGGTGGAGGTCAAATTTGAGCGATCGCTCCTGGGACTCAAGCGACTGATTAATTACCAATCTCCTCGCAGTTTCATTCAGCAATTGGAATCGAATCAACCATTACCTGCGATCGACTTCAATATTGAGAACCGCGACCAGCAAGGATGGCTGGACATCACCTACCTGGATGAAGACCTGCGAATTGGTCGAGGGAACGAGGGAAGTGTGTTTGTGCTGACCAAGGGATGA
- a CDS encoding TIGR02450 family Trp-rich protein, with protein MQRKLKFPHLVGSKWTAQQKIEGWRHFQVVNRKNQGPWVFAELVSACDPSVRLWINARLLKERSLWQAGWRSLQEQNQDVLM; from the coding sequence ATGCAACGAAAACTAAAGTTTCCCCATCTGGTCGGTTCTAAGTGGACCGCCCAGCAAAAGATTGAAGGCTGGAGACACTTCCAGGTTGTGAATCGAAAAAATCAGGGTCCTTGGGTATTTGCAGAACTGGTTTCTGCCTGCGATCCAAGTGTCCGACTCTGGATTAACGCTCGCCTCCTCAAGGAACGATCGCTATGGCAGGCCGGGTGGCGATCGTTACAAGAACAGAATCAGGACGTTCTGATGTAG
- a CDS encoding ABC transporter substrate-binding protein, which translates to MPKVSKLVRFSLQLGISPQLGNPCWMRFPLLVEKVNSCGGVNGAPVTLIPNADDQTNPEAGLEAMTRLAEVEKVAGVVGSFASSVSTAALPIAVRNKVMLISPGSTSPVFTDAAKKGEFQGYWARTAPPDTYQAQALARLASEKGAKRAATLVIT; encoded by the coding sequence ATGCCAAAGGTCTCAAAATTAGTTCGCTTCTCCCTGCAACTGGGGATCTCGCCTCAATTGGGCAACCCATGTTGGATGCGGTTCCCCCTGCTAGTTGAAAAGGTCAATAGTTGCGGTGGCGTGAATGGTGCTCCCGTGACTTTGATTCCAAATGCCGACGACCAGACCAATCCTGAAGCGGGGTTGGAAGCAATGACGCGATTGGCTGAAGTGGAGAAAGTAGCCGGGGTTGTGGGTTCTTTTGCCAGTAGTGTTTCCACAGCCGCCCTTCCCATTGCCGTTCGCAATAAGGTGATGCTAATTTCCCCAGGTAGCACCAGCCCCGTATTTACCGATGCGGCAAAGAAAGGAGAGTTTCAGGGCTACTGGGCACGCACCGCTCCGCCAGATACCTATCAGGCACAGGCACTCGCTAGACTCGCGTCCGAAAAGGGCGCGAAACGAGCCGCGACCCTGGTAATTACATAA